One genomic segment of Aquipluma nitroreducens includes these proteins:
- the traK gene encoding conjugative transposon protein TraK, protein MNKIFDIQRKFRFTVYILLAVSLLMTGFSTFVFTRSIGLVERSRQKIYVLDNGKSLLLALRADITNNRPSEAKDHVKRFHELFFTMEPDKQYIENNAREALYLADGSAMKQYQSYKENNVYNQIIASDISMTLTTDSVQIDFSAYPYQFRFFGRQKIVRKSNITIRNLETSGRLRNISRTDNNPHGFMIEDWLITDNKDLETMKRKSF, encoded by the coding sequence ATGAATAAGATTTTTGATATCCAGCGTAAATTCCGGTTTACTGTTTATATCCTTTTGGCCGTCAGCCTGCTGATGACCGGATTCAGCACCTTTGTTTTCACCCGTTCCATCGGGCTGGTTGAGCGTTCCCGTCAGAAAATCTATGTTCTGGACAACGGCAAATCCCTTTTACTGGCCCTTCGTGCCGACATCACAAACAACCGGCCTTCCGAAGCCAAAGACCATGTAAAGCGCTTTCATGAGCTGTTTTTTACGATGGAGCCCGACAAGCAGTACATAGAAAACAATGCCCGGGAAGCACTCTATCTGGCTGACGGTTCGGCCATGAAACAGTACCAGTCCTACAAGGAGAACAACGTCTATAACCAGATCATTGCTTCCGATATCAGCATGACACTTACAACCGATTCGGTGCAGATCGACTTTTCGGCCTACCCTTACCAGTTCCGGTTTTTCGGACGCCAGAAGATTGTCCGCAAATCCAATATCACCATCCGCAACCTGGAAACATCCGGGCGGTTAAGGAACATCTCCCGGACTGACAATAACCCGCACGGGTTTATGATCGAAGATTGGCTGATAACCGACAACAAAGATTTGGAAACGATGAAGCGCAAGTCCTTTTAA